In Dama dama isolate Ldn47 chromosome 9, ASM3311817v1, whole genome shotgun sequence, the following proteins share a genomic window:
- the RGS14 gene encoding regulator of G-protein signaling 14 isoform X1, translated as MPGKPKHLGVPNGRMVLAVSDGELSSTTGPQGQGEGRGSSLSIHSLPSGPSSPFPTEEQPVASWGLSFERLLQDPLGLAYFTEFLKKEFSAENVTFWKACERFQQIPASDTQQLAQEARNIYQEFLSSQALSPVNIDRQAWLGEEVLAEPRPDMFRAQQLQIFNLMKFDSYARFVKSPLYRECLLAEAEGRPLREPGSWRPGSPDATRKKPKLKPGKSLPLGVEELGQLPPAEGRQLRKSFRRELAGGTANSALRRESQGSLNSSASLDLGYLAFASSKSESHRKSFGSSEGENESRPGKYCCVYLPDGTASLALARPGLTIRDMLAGICEKRGLSLPDIKVYLVGNEQKALVLDQDCTVLADQEVRLENRITLELEVSALERLVRISAKPTKRLQEALQPILTKHGLSPHQVALRLPGEKQPLDLEKLVSSVASQRLVLDTLPGVKIPEAGDIPPCHSQGGPPRIQDKATNLPPPSLNSLAQVPSSITGKRQTCDIEGLVELLNRVQSCGAHDQRGLLRKEDLVLPEFLQLPAQGPNSQQPPPQVESAAQPKGSASDSTVHSAL; from the exons atgccagggaagcccaagcacctGGGTGTCCCCAACGGACGCATG GTTCTGGCTGTCTCCGATGGAG AGCTGAGCAGCACGACTGGGCCCCAGGGCCAGGGCGAGGGCCGAGGCAGCTCCCTCAGCATCCACAGCCTCCCCAGTGGCCCCAGCAGCCCCTTCCCCACCGAGGAGCAGCCTGTGGCCAGCTGGGGCCTGTCCTTCGAGCGGCTGCTACAGGACCCACTgggcctggcttacttcact gagttCCTGAAGAAGGAGTTCAGTGCTGAGAATGTGACTTTCTGGAAGGCCTGCGAGCGCTTCCAGCAGATCCCGGCCAGCGACACCCAGCAG TTAGCTCAGGAGGCCCGCAACATCTACCAGGAGTTCCTGTCCAGCCAGGCGCTGAGCCCCGTGAACATCGACCGGCAGGCCTGGCTCGGCGAGGAGGTGCTGGCAGAGCCGCGACCGGACATGTTCCGCGCCCAGCAGCTTCAG ATCTTCAACTTGATGAAGTTCGACAGCTATGCGCGCTTCGTCAAATCCCCTCTGTACCGCGAGTGCCTCCTGGCGGAGGCCGAGGGTCGCCCTCTGCGGGAACCTGGCTCCTGGCGCCCCGGCAGCCCAGACGCCACGAGAAAG AAGCCGAAGCTGAAGCCCGGGAAGTCGCTGCCGCTGGGCGTGGAGGAGCTGGGGCAGCTGCCACCTGCTGAGGGCCGCCAGCTCCGCAAGTCCTTCCGCAGGG AACTAGCCGGCGGGACGGCCAACTCAGCCTTGCGCCGTGAGTCCCAGGGATCGCTCAACTCCTCCGCCAGTCTGGACCTGGGCTACCTTGCCTTTGCCAGCAGCAAATCTGAG AGCCACCGGAAGAGCTTTGGGAGCTCAGAAGGTGAGAATGAAAGCCGACCAGGGAAGTACTGCTGCGTATACCTGCCTGATGGCACAGCCTCCTTGGCCCTGGCCCGACCCGGCCTCACCATCCGTGACATGCTGGCAGGCATCTGTGAAAAACGAGGCCTCTCTCTACCTGACATCAAGGTCTACCTGGTGGGCAATGAGCAG AAGGCCCTAGTCCTGGATCAGGACTGCACCGTGCTGGCAGACCAGGAAGTGCGGCTGGAGAACAGAATCACCCTCGA GCTCGAGGTGTCGGCGCTGGAGCGCCTGGTGCGGATCTCGGCCAAGCCCACCAAGCGGCTGCAGGAGGCGCTGCAGCCCATCCTGACAAAGCACGGCCTGAGCCCGCATCAGGTGGCGCTGCGCCTG CCAGGCGAGAAGCAGCCGCTGGATCTGGAGAAGCTAGTGAGTTCGGTGGCCTCCCAGAGACTGGTTTTGGACACTCTCCCAG GTGTGAAGATCCCTGAGGCTGGCGACATACCCCCCTGCCACAGCCAG GGTGGACCGCCTAGAATCCAGGACAAGGCCACCAACCTCCCTCCACCGTCCCTGAACTCACTGGCCCAAGTGCCCAGTAGTATCACTGGAAAGCGGCAGACCTGTGACATTGAAG GCCTGGTGGAGCTGCTGAACCGAGTGCAGAGCTGTGGAGCCCATGACCAGAGGGGCCTTCTGCGCAAAGAGGACCTAGTGCTTCCAGAATTTCTGCAGCTGCCTGCCCAAGGACCCAACTCCCAGCAGCCTCCACCCCAAGTGGAATCAGCAGCCCAGCCCAAGGGGAGCGCCTCGGACTCCACTGTCCACTCTGCCCTCTGA
- the RGS14 gene encoding regulator of G-protein signaling 14 isoform X2: MEEFLKKEFSAENVTFWKACERFQQIPASDTQQLAQEARNIYQEFLSSQALSPVNIDRQAWLGEEVLAEPRPDMFRAQQLQIFNLMKFDSYARFVKSPLYRECLLAEAEGRPLREPGSWRPGSPDATRKKPKLKPGKSLPLGVEELGQLPPAEGRQLRKSFRRELAGGTANSALRRESQGSLNSSASLDLGYLAFASSKSESHRKSFGSSEGENESRPGKYCCVYLPDGTASLALARPGLTIRDMLAGICEKRGLSLPDIKVYLVGNEQKALVLDQDCTVLADQEVRLENRITLELEVSALERLVRISAKPTKRLQEALQPILTKHGLSPHQVALRLPGEKQPLDLEKLVSSVASQRLVLDTLPGVKIPEAGDIPPCHSQGGPPRIQDKATNLPPPSLNSLAQVPSSITGKRQTCDIEGLVELLNRVQSCGAHDQRGLLRKEDLVLPEFLQLPAQGPNSQQPPPQVESAAQPKGSASDSTVHSAL, encoded by the exons ATGGAG gagttCCTGAAGAAGGAGTTCAGTGCTGAGAATGTGACTTTCTGGAAGGCCTGCGAGCGCTTCCAGCAGATCCCGGCCAGCGACACCCAGCAG TTAGCTCAGGAGGCCCGCAACATCTACCAGGAGTTCCTGTCCAGCCAGGCGCTGAGCCCCGTGAACATCGACCGGCAGGCCTGGCTCGGCGAGGAGGTGCTGGCAGAGCCGCGACCGGACATGTTCCGCGCCCAGCAGCTTCAG ATCTTCAACTTGATGAAGTTCGACAGCTATGCGCGCTTCGTCAAATCCCCTCTGTACCGCGAGTGCCTCCTGGCGGAGGCCGAGGGTCGCCCTCTGCGGGAACCTGGCTCCTGGCGCCCCGGCAGCCCAGACGCCACGAGAAAG AAGCCGAAGCTGAAGCCCGGGAAGTCGCTGCCGCTGGGCGTGGAGGAGCTGGGGCAGCTGCCACCTGCTGAGGGCCGCCAGCTCCGCAAGTCCTTCCGCAGGG AACTAGCCGGCGGGACGGCCAACTCAGCCTTGCGCCGTGAGTCCCAGGGATCGCTCAACTCCTCCGCCAGTCTGGACCTGGGCTACCTTGCCTTTGCCAGCAGCAAATCTGAG AGCCACCGGAAGAGCTTTGGGAGCTCAGAAGGTGAGAATGAAAGCCGACCAGGGAAGTACTGCTGCGTATACCTGCCTGATGGCACAGCCTCCTTGGCCCTGGCCCGACCCGGCCTCACCATCCGTGACATGCTGGCAGGCATCTGTGAAAAACGAGGCCTCTCTCTACCTGACATCAAGGTCTACCTGGTGGGCAATGAGCAG AAGGCCCTAGTCCTGGATCAGGACTGCACCGTGCTGGCAGACCAGGAAGTGCGGCTGGAGAACAGAATCACCCTCGA GCTCGAGGTGTCGGCGCTGGAGCGCCTGGTGCGGATCTCGGCCAAGCCCACCAAGCGGCTGCAGGAGGCGCTGCAGCCCATCCTGACAAAGCACGGCCTGAGCCCGCATCAGGTGGCGCTGCGCCTG CCAGGCGAGAAGCAGCCGCTGGATCTGGAGAAGCTAGTGAGTTCGGTGGCCTCCCAGAGACTGGTTTTGGACACTCTCCCAG GTGTGAAGATCCCTGAGGCTGGCGACATACCCCCCTGCCACAGCCAG GGTGGACCGCCTAGAATCCAGGACAAGGCCACCAACCTCCCTCCACCGTCCCTGAACTCACTGGCCCAAGTGCCCAGTAGTATCACTGGAAAGCGGCAGACCTGTGACATTGAAG GCCTGGTGGAGCTGCTGAACCGAGTGCAGAGCTGTGGAGCCCATGACCAGAGGGGCCTTCTGCGCAAAGAGGACCTAGTGCTTCCAGAATTTCTGCAGCTGCCTGCCCAAGGACCCAACTCCCAGCAGCCTCCACCCCAAGTGGAATCAGCAGCCCAGCCCAAGGGGAGCGCCTCGGACTCCACTGTCCACTCTGCCCTCTGA